Below is a window of Desertibacillus haloalkaliphilus DNA.
TTTACACGTTGATCAATACGAGAAACCCGGCGAACCTCACCCGTTAACCCCACTTCACCAATGACTACATCGGTTGGCTTCGTTACCTGATCTCGAAAGCTCGAAGCAATACTAATGGCAATTGCTAAATCGACGGCAGGTTCATCAAGGCGAACACCCCCAGCAACATTTAAGTATGCATCTTGGGTTTGCAATAATAAGCCGACTCGCTTTTCTAATACCGCCATTAATAAAGATACACGGTTGTGATCAATCCCAGTCGCCATACGTCGTGGATTTCCAAAACTCGTTGGTGAAACCAATGCCTGTAACTCTACCAACACAGGTCTTGTTCCTTCCATAGAAGCTACGACAGTTGATCCTGCTGCGCCTTTTGAACGTTCTTCTAAAAAGATTTCTGAAGGGTTAAGAACTTCTTCAAGTCCAACTTCTTTCATTTCAAAAATACCAATTTCATTTGTCGAACCGAATCGGTTTTTTACCGCGCGTAATATCCGATACGTATGGTGGCGCTCTCCTTCAAAGTAAAGAACGGAATCAACCATATGCTCTAAAAGGCGTGGACCAGCAATGGACCCCTGTTTAGTTACATGGCCGACAATAAAGATGGCAATACCTTTAGTTTTTGCCACACGCATAAATGCAGCTGTACATTCCCGTACTTGAGATACACTACCCGGGGCTGATGCAATGTCAGCTTGGTGAACGGTTTGGATGGAATCAATAATCACTAGTGTAGGGTCAATGTCATCGATTGCCTTCTCAATGTAGTCTAGGTCTGTTTCCGCCAACACATATAGTTGATCTGCAGTAACTCCTAGCCGATCAGCACGTAATTTCGTTTGTTTGACCGACTCCTCACCTGATATATATAACACCCTGTGAGACAAATTTGCCAATTGTGAAGATAGCTGAAGTAATAAGGTAGATTTACCAATCCCCGGATCGCCACCAACAAGGACTAATGACCCCGGGACGATGCCCCCTCCTAGTACTCGATTTAACTCAACTGTTCTTGTATCAATGCGTTCCTCAAGTTCTCGCTCAACTTTTGTAATCGCTTGTGGTTTTCTCGAAGATGTTTTTGCAGAAGAGGTTACAAAGCCACGATTTCGAGTAGTCGCAGATTCAACAAACTCCTCAACCATCGTGTTCCAACTCTGACAGCTGGGACACTTGCCCATCCACTTTGCCGACTCATAGCCACACTCTTGACA
It encodes the following:
- the radA gene encoding DNA repair protein RadA → MAKKKTKYICQECGYESAKWMGKCPSCQSWNTMVEEFVESATTRNRGFVTSSAKTSSRKPQAITKVERELEERIDTRTVELNRVLGGGIVPGSLVLVGGDPGIGKSTLLLQLSSQLANLSHRVLYISGEESVKQTKLRADRLGVTADQLYVLAETDLDYIEKAIDDIDPTLVIIDSIQTVHQADIASAPGSVSQVRECTAAFMRVAKTKGIAIFIVGHVTKQGSIAGPRLLEHMVDSVLYFEGERHHTYRILRAVKNRFGSTNEIGIFEMKEVGLEEVLNPSEIFLEERSKGAAGSTVVASMEGTRPVLVELQALVSPTSFGNPRRMATGIDHNRVSLLMAVLEKRVGLLLQTQDAYLNVAGGVRLDEPAVDLAIAISIASSFRDQVTKPTDVVIGEVGLTGEVRRVSRIDQRVNEAAKLGFKRAIIPAKNIGGWTIPDGLEVIGISTVEEALEVVLGGQDHG